A window of Methanosphaera sp. WGK6 contains these coding sequences:
- a CDS encoding DUF357 domain-containing protein, whose translation MRPKERIGKDLRIFEENIIEVEEIDLTEKELLVKDMAKRYYEDTKYYFKIDDELTSFACIAYAHGLLDSIRIMYDLIDDS comes from the coding sequence ATGAGACCAAAAGAACGTATAGGTAAAGATTTAAGAATTTTTGAAGAAAATATCATAGAAGTAGAAGAAATTGATTTAACAGAAAAGGAACTTCTTGTTAAAGACATGGCTAAGAGATATTATGAAGATACGAAATATTATTTTAAAATAGATGATGAACTAACATCATTTGCATGCATAGCCTATGCTCATGGACTTCTTGATTCTATAAGAATAATGTATGATTTAATAGATGATTCATAG
- the pgsA gene encoding archaetidylinositol phosphate synthase has translation MLNDRLRPQTNNITGQIGKHIPLNPNIVTLIGLFISFFAGVLFASDNLIGGAIFILLSGVCDMIDGAIARSQNRRTKFGGFLDSTCDRFADAAIIIGIIYSGYVNPILGALAIHASITVSYVRARAESEGITCSVGIAERAERLLIIVVGSIIAALMGGSHNIMFLTIALLTILSYITVFQRIYHVLENLED, from the coding sequence ATGCTAAATGACAGATTACGACCACAGACTAATAATATTACGGGACAAATAGGTAAACATATACCTCTTAATCCAAACATTGTTACATTAATTGGATTATTTATTAGTTTTTTTGCAGGAGTTCTTTTTGCTTCAGATAATTTAATTGGAGGAGCAATATTTATACTTCTGAGTGGAGTCTGTGATATGATTGATGGAGCTATTGCTCGTTCACAAAATCGTAGAACGAAATTTGGAGGATTTTTAGATTCTACATGTGACCGTTTTGCAGATGCAGCTATTATTATAGGAATTATCTATAGTGGATATGTAAATCCAATTCTGGGAGCCCTAGCAATTCATGCTTCTATCACAGTAAGTTATGTTCGTGCACGAGCCGAAAGTGAAGGAATAACTTGTTCAGTAGGAATTGCTGAAAGAGCCGAAAGATTACTCATAATTGTAGTAGGTTCAATAATAGCCGCTTTAATGGGTGGATCACACAATATAATGTTTTTAACTATAGCATTATTAACAATACTCAGTTATATTACAGTTTTCCAAAGAATATACCATGTATTAGAAAATCTTGAAGATTAA
- a CDS encoding L-threonylcarbamoyladenylate synthase: MNIIKNPDKEQLNKIRMELENGNLIVYPTDTIYGIAANIFDDNAVCQVFKTKKRSLNKPISICIHNMNQLKKLANIDNNTLKIMKELLPGPYTLLLEKHDDFESKVISNTNKIAIRMPKNEITYELTKSFPITSTSANISNKTTPSNINDIIKQLRGNIKTYIDVGNIKNNQPSTIIDLTKKYPEIIRKGQADDNLLKNILKINL, encoded by the coding sequence ATGAATATAATAAAAAATCCTGATAAAGAACAATTAAATAAGATAAGAATGGAATTAGAAAATGGAAATTTAATTGTTTATCCAACTGATACTATATATGGGATAGCTGCAAATATTTTTGATGATAATGCAGTATGTCAGGTTTTTAAAACAAAAAAAAGGTCATTAAATAAGCCAATATCAATATGTATTCATAATATGAATCAACTTAAAAAATTAGCTAATATAGATAATAATACTTTAAAAATTATGAAAGAATTGTTACCGGGACCATATACGTTACTTCTTGAAAAACATGATGATTTTGAGTCTAAAGTAATATCAAACACAAATAAGATTGCTATTCGAATGCCCAAAAACGAAATAACATATGAACTAACCAAATCTTTTCCAATAACAAGTACAAGTGCTAATATATCAAATAAAACAACTCCTAGTAATATTAATGATATTATAAAACAATTAAGAGGTAATATAAAAACATATATTGATGTAGGAAATATAAAAAATAATCAACCATCAACAATAATTGATTTAACAAAGAAATATCCTGAAATAATAAGAAAAGGACAAGCTGATGATAATTTACTAAAAAATATTCTCAAAATTAATTTATAA
- a CDS encoding DUF2098 family protein, which yields MVVTDKVGREITKGSYIIYTSIGTIGEVIDIKTDEHGSWVLISIDELTKLWYNTNYVELTDEKYMKRRNNDSDKEKSVEDIKEEINGVISSEMSDDGVGGG from the coding sequence ATGGTAGTTACAGATAAAGTAGGAAGAGAAATAACTAAGGGATCTTATATAATTTATACTAGTATTGGAACTATTGGGGAAGTTATTGATATAAAAACTGATGAACATGGTTCTTGGGTGTTAATAAGTATAGATGAATTAACAAAACTATGGTATAACACAAATTATGTTGAACTTACTGATGAAAAATACATGAAAAGAAGAAATAATGATTCGGACAAAGAAAAATCGGTTGAAGATATTAAAGAAGAAATAAATGGAGTAATATCATCAGAAATGAGTGATGATGGAGTAGGAGGAGGATAA
- a CDS encoding DUF2115 family protein, whose product MEKIYANMERNELHKMLKEEVKPISLEELYALSTKFNEDIKYLPREYKKKYVESVLNVIISRFAMLKNGKRNFEGKLTEEEANNINTLLKPNDDILEYILNIVVVYATYLIQRPVHLPGTVFPGAVSIYSDGENYYCPVKKYHINNEKAVCRYCIARTTE is encoded by the coding sequence ATGGAAAAAATTTATGCAAATATGGAACGAAATGAATTACATAAAATGTTAAAAGAAGAAGTTAAACCAATTAGTTTAGAAGAACTATATGCATTATCAACTAAATTTAATGAAGATATTAAATATTTACCACGTGAATATAAGAAAAAATATGTAGAATCTGTTCTTAACGTGATTATTAGTAGATTTGCAATGTTAAAAAATGGTAAAAGAAATTTTGAAGGTAAGTTAACTGAAGAAGAAGCAAATAACATTAATACATTACTTAAACCTAATGATGATATTCTAGAATATATACTAAATATAGTTGTTGTATATGCAACATACCTCATACAAAGACCAGTTCACCTTCCAGGTACTGTATTCCCTGGTGCTGTCAGCATATATTCTGATGGTGAAAATTATTACTGTCCTGTAAAAAAATATCACATAAATAATGAAAAAGCTGTGTGTAGATATTGTATTGCTAGAACTACTGAATAA
- a CDS encoding DEAD/DEAH box helicase: protein MRTIHPEIQNIMQKCYPFIKEYNPAQQAVIDSGYLENNENYIISIPTASGKTVLGVLAALKVLIQGGKVIYAVPLISLQNEKYKEFKVFEQFGYKVGKHPSRSDISVMVFESFDALTRFSRNMINEIDLVILDEFHMIGDYSRGPTIECAITRIKEHNKGMRIIALSATLQNMDEMSHWLEAEVVTHDYRPVPLHKEVLCAEEYGTKDKNNLVFKILNDSLDDSSQMLTFVSTRRFTESLAQNMAKKISKKIPDARKEIFNEIAESILDVPRRSNSQPTEVCYKLAECIQNGIAFHHAGLFDKQKEIIEEEFVNGNLLMITATPSLMYGVNLPSKNVVIRDYTRWTDQGQTNIPVFDYEQMSGRAGRPGFDTEGYSYLLAKTYDEAFNLDEYYIHGEIEVTNSKLIDNEDAVLKQIITQVSSGFAKDIEDLIDFFNKTFYGFQISPTYNTMSFGFSDESIKYEISSALEYLIHNGIIRLSPSGLQTTPLGTLISRNNYEVKTAVKLKDYCNMMGDEFNIGSLIYEISKTHDMPKINTKFKANKDNIKEVLSNQEVFVSFISNSESTAASLLEWINERKEYEIENYLKVYAASTRRASYEAANLVKYFYDICDVLGNYKFLTEIDKLSSRLYYGVKEELLPLVIGIKRLGRQRARVLINTFGNNLANVQTNELTHIDGIGEKTAEKIIEFYKNKE from the coding sequence ATGAGAACAATACATCCCGAAATTCAAAATATTATGCAAAAATGTTATCCATTTATAAAAGAATATAATCCAGCCCAACAAGCAGTTATAGATTCAGGATATCTGGAAAACAATGAAAACTATATTATATCAATACCAACAGCAAGTGGAAAAACTGTTTTAGGAGTATTAGCTGCATTAAAAGTATTAATACAAGGCGGAAAAGTAATTTATGCAGTTCCCCTAATTTCATTACAAAATGAAAAATATAAAGAATTTAAAGTATTTGAACAATTTGGATACAAAGTAGGTAAACATCCATCACGTTCAGACATATCAGTCATGGTTTTTGAATCATTTGATGCATTAACCAGATTTTCAAGAAATATGATAAATGAAATTGATTTAGTTATTTTAGATGAATTTCATATGATTGGCGACTATTCACGAGGTCCTACAATAGAATGTGCAATAACTAGAATAAAAGAACATAATAAAGGTATGCGTATTATAGCACTATCTGCAACTCTACAAAACATGGACGAAATGTCACACTGGTTAGAAGCAGAAGTTGTAACACATGATTATAGACCAGTTCCATTACATAAAGAAGTTCTATGTGCCGAGGAATATGGTACTAAAGACAAAAATAACCTAGTATTTAAAATATTAAACGATTCTTTAGACGATTCATCACAAATGCTAACTTTTGTATCAACCAGAAGATTTACAGAATCTTTAGCTCAAAATATGGCTAAAAAAATATCTAAAAAAATACCTGATGCTAGAAAAGAAATATTTAATGAAATTGCTGAATCCATACTTGATGTTCCCAGAAGAAGTAACTCACAACCAACAGAAGTTTGTTATAAATTAGCAGAATGTATCCAAAATGGAATAGCATTTCATCATGCAGGATTATTTGATAAACAAAAAGAAATTATTGAAGAAGAATTTGTTAATGGAAATCTTTTAATGATTACAGCTACACCTAGTTTAATGTATGGAGTCAATTTACCATCAAAAAATGTTGTTATTAGAGATTATACACGATGGACTGACCAAGGACAAACTAATATCCCTGTATTTGACTATGAACAAATGTCTGGACGAGCAGGAAGACCTGGTTTTGATACAGAAGGATATTCTTATCTTTTAGCAAAAACATATGATGAAGCATTTAACCTTGATGAATATTATATTCATGGAGAAATTGAAGTAACAAATTCTAAATTAATAGATAATGAAGACGCGGTATTAAAACAAATTATTACCCAAGTATCAAGTGGATTTGCAAAAGATATTGAAGACCTTATTGATTTCTTTAATAAAACATTTTATGGATTTCAAATATCCCCTACATACAATACTATGAGTTTTGGGTTTTCTGATGAATCCATAAAATATGAAATATCCAGTGCTTTAGAATATTTAATACATAATGGTATTATACGTTTAAGTCCTTCAGGATTACAAACAACACCACTTGGTACTCTTATTTCAAGAAATAACTATGAAGTTAAAACTGCAGTAAAATTAAAAGACTATTGTAATATGATGGGTGATGAATTTAATATAGGTTCATTGATATATGAAATATCAAAGACACATGATATGCCTAAAATAAATACTAAATTTAAGGCAAATAAAGATAATATTAAAGAAGTTTTAAGTAACCAAGAAGTATTTGTTAGTTTCATATCGAACAGTGAATCTACAGCTGCAAGCTTATTAGAATGGATTAATGAAAGAAAAGAGTATGAAATTGAAAATTATCTTAAAGTATATGCTGCATCTACAAGAAGAGCTAGTTATGAAGCGGCAAATCTTGTTAAATATTTCTATGACATATGTGATGTATTAGGAAATTATAAATTCTTAACAGAAATAGATAAACTTAGTTCTAGATTATATTATGGTGTTAAAGAAGAATTACTTCCATTAGTAATTGGTATAAAACGTTTAGGACGACAACGTGCCCGTGTATTAATAAATACTTTTGGAAATAATTTAGCTAATGTTCAAACGAATGAATTAACCCATATTGATGGTATTGGTGAAAAAACTGCAGAAAAAATCATAGAATTCTACAAAAATAAGGAGTGA
- a CDS encoding glycosyltransferase family 4 protein produces MNICIIGQYPPQVGGIATYTKQLSDKLEEEGHNVYILTYPQNIKRKKNIFEAKTINIPIIRGISFILSSYSLLNQIIEKYDIDIVHANYIIPPGLIASLMHKKDVKIVVTTHGSDINILPSNKIIKPLIKYTLKHSDNIYFVSEKLEEKALALNIPQLKEKSKLTPNTVNIHKFKPIKENEKKLNKQYHNPLVIFIGNLVKQKGLIYLLEAKKIAKTKYDLLIYGEGPEKKLLEKYIQENKLENTYLMGKTTTPEKIIPESDVMVLPSISEGASIVALESMSCGKPLVITNSGNISSIITNNETGIIVPIKNPSKLSEEIDKLIKNKEKRENIGKNARKLIIEKYSQMKIPYLE; encoded by the coding sequence ATGAATATATGCATAATAGGCCAATATCCCCCACAAGTTGGTGGTATTGCAACATACACAAAACAATTAAGTGATAAACTAGAAGAAGAAGGACATAATGTATATATTTTAACATATCCTCAAAATATTAAAAGAAAAAAAAATATATTTGAAGCTAAAACTATTAATATTCCAATAATTAGAGGCATTAGTTTCATTTTATCCAGTTATAGCCTATTAAATCAAATTATTGAAAAATACGATATTGATATTGTACATGCAAACTATATAATTCCCCCAGGATTAATAGCCTCATTAATGCATAAAAAAGATGTGAAAATAGTTGTAACTACACATGGATCAGATATAAACATACTACCATCAAATAAAATAATAAAACCACTCATCAAATATACTTTAAAACATTCAGATAATATCTATTTTGTAAGTGAAAAATTAGAAGAAAAGGCATTAGCACTAAACATACCTCAACTTAAAGAAAAATCCAAATTAACTCCAAATACTGTGAACATTCATAAATTCAAACCTATTAAAGAAAATGAAAAAAAACTAAATAAACAATACCACAACCCCTTAGTCATATTTATAGGAAATCTTGTGAAACAAAAGGGATTAATATATTTATTAGAAGCTAAAAAAATAGCAAAAACGAAATATGATTTACTTATATATGGAGAGGGTCCTGAAAAAAAATTATTAGAAAAATATATTCAAGAAAATAAACTAGAAAATACATACTTAATGGGAAAAACAACTACCCCTGAAAAAATAATTCCAGAATCAGATGTCATGGTACTACCTTCCATATCCGAAGGAGCAAGTATTGTTGCACTAGAAAGTATGTCTTGTGGTAAACCTCTTGTAATAACAAATAGTGGTAATATTTCTTCAATTATAACAAACAACGAAACGGGAATAATAGTACCTATAAAAAATCCATCAAAACTATCCGAAGAAATAGATAAACTAATAAAAAACAAAGAAAAACGTGAAAACATAGGCAAAAATGCGAGAAAACTAATTATAGAAAAATATTCTCAAATGAAAATCCCTTACCTTGAGTAA
- the cbiD gene encoding cobalt-precorrin-5B (C(1))-methyltransferase CbiD: MEHHKNSSEKSGITTGSVATAASVAAILKLTDNAPEIVQISAPNDELTVEIEETILLTENKAKAIVKKPTYNDPDVTRGIKIISEVTLTNSAGEIEITAGEGVGKITKPGLQIPVGEYAINPVPRKMIKNNVKKYLPEHKGAIVKISIPEGKNIAPKTMNSRLGIIDGISILGTTGIARPMSSKAYTDSLRVQIDVAIANGYKDLLFVPGNIGTRIANEKIEIEEDQIIEMSNFVGYMLEEAEKTGKINSITIFGHAGKLIKIAAGIFNTKQSVADARREIMTAYTSLIGADTSTLQDIYNCITTEDVIKILDENNLTIPVFELIADKIIELCNLKYNIEFHAVIVKMNGEILTPSKMKDVPFKWK, translated from the coding sequence ATAGAACATCATAAAAATTCAAGTGAAAAATCTGGAATTACAACAGGCAGTGTTGCCACTGCAGCTAGTGTTGCAGCAATACTTAAACTTACAGATAACGCTCCAGAAATAGTTCAAATTTCAGCACCTAATGATGAATTAACTGTTGAAATTGAAGAAACTATCCTACTTACTGAAAATAAAGCTAAAGCTATTGTTAAAAAACCAACATATAATGATCCCGATGTAACAAGAGGAATTAAGATAATATCCGAAGTTACTCTAACCAACTCTGCAGGTGAAATAGAAATTACAGCCGGAGAAGGTGTGGGTAAAATCACCAAACCGGGACTTCAAATACCTGTAGGTGAATATGCAATAAACCCTGTTCCACGTAAAATGATTAAAAATAATGTTAAAAAATATTTACCAGAACATAAAGGTGCAATTGTTAAAATTTCAATACCTGAAGGCAAAAATATTGCTCCAAAAACTATGAATAGCAGACTGGGTATTATTGATGGAATATCCATACTTGGAACTACAGGTATTGCTAGACCCATGTCTTCTAAGGCATATACTGACTCTTTACGAGTACAAATAGATGTTGCAATTGCCAATGGTTATAAAGATTTACTATTTGTTCCAGGGAATATTGGAACAAGAATTGCAAATGAAAAAATAGAAATTGAAGAAGATCAAATTATTGAAATGAGTAATTTTGTAGGTTACATGCTAGAAGAAGCAGAAAAAACAGGAAAAATTAATTCAATCACTATTTTTGGTCATGCTGGAAAATTAATTAAAATAGCAGCCGGAATATTTAATACTAAACAGAGTGTTGCTGATGCTAGAAGAGAAATTATGACAGCATATACATCATTAATTGGAGCAGATACATCAACATTACAAGACATATATAATTGTATTACAACAGAAGATGTTATTAAGATTTTAGATGAAAATAATCTTACGATTCCAGTATTTGAATTAATTGCAGATAAAATCATTGAATTATGTAATCTTAAATACAATATTGAATTTCACGCAGTTATTGTAAAAATGAATGGTGAAATATTAACACCATCAAAAATGAAAGATGTCCCATTTAAATGGAAATAA
- a CDS encoding thioredoxin family protein, with the protein MTIKLEVFTSQSCPYCPMAIDAAEKAVEELGDVIEFEHLDVNENMSKVRELQIMSVPTVVIDNEVAYVGAPEAAELIATLKSKL; encoded by the coding sequence ATGACTATAAAATTAGAAGTATTTACATCACAAAGTTGTCCATACTGTCCTATGGCAATAGATGCAGCAGAAAAAGCAGTAGAAGAACTAGGAGATGTTATTGAATTTGAACACCTTGATGTTAATGAAAATATGTCAAAAGTAAGAGAACTTCAAATAATGTCTGTACCTACCGTCGTAATTGACAATGAAGTAGCATATGTCGGAGCACCAGAAGCTGCCGAATTAATTGCAACACTAAAATCAAAATTATAA
- a CDS encoding shikimate kinase, with translation MVKVRSPASATVINAISTGKGSAFGIKLYVTADAYVLDYNTSKDIEAICESLDSPDMDTSLMDLCVKMVYDKLNECDNFNLKNIRLKVETKSDIPPGSGLSSSSAASNSVVYAVLLALLEEANMTRDDVLITDEDILNIGIDASLEVGVTKTGSYDDASASFYGGWKITDNYERKILYDYIVDYSKVLIYIPNKSLYTAQSDVNAMKTLAPLVEIAFSNAINKNIEQALTLNGFLYCAALNLDSQISIDALKSGANAAGLSGTGSAYSILVDDSMDIDEIKSALSKYPGRLIETEPDNEGAVVIK, from the coding sequence ATGGTTAAAGTACGTTCTCCAGCATCAGCAACAGTAATTAATGCAATAAGTACAGGTAAAGGTTCTGCTTTCGGAATAAAATTATATGTAACTGCAGATGCTTATGTATTAGATTATAATACATCAAAAGATATAGAAGCAATATGCGAAAGTTTAGATAGTCCTGATATGGATACATCTCTTATGGATTTATGTGTGAAGATGGTTTATGATAAGTTAAATGAATGTGATAATTTTAATTTAAAAAATATTCGTTTAAAAGTAGAAACTAAATCGGATATTCCTCCAGGTTCTGGTTTATCAAGTAGTAGTGCTGCTTCTAATTCGGTTGTATATGCTGTATTATTAGCATTATTGGAAGAAGCTAATATGACTAGGGATGATGTTTTAATTACTGATGAGGATATCCTTAATATTGGAATTGATGCTTCTTTAGAAGTAGGAGTTACTAAAACTGGATCTTATGATGATGCATCTGCTTCATTTTATGGCGGTTGGAAAATAACTGATAATTATGAGAGAAAAATTTTATATGATTATATTGTTGATTATTCGAAAGTATTAATATATATCCCAAACAAATCTTTATATACTGCACAGTCTGATGTTAATGCGATGAAAACATTAGCACCACTTGTGGAAATAGCATTTTCCAATGCTATAAATAAGAATATTGAACAAGCTCTTACATTAAATGGCTTTTTATATTGTGCTGCATTAAATTTGGATAGTCAAATTTCAATAGATGCATTAAAATCAGGAGCTAATGCTGCAGGATTATCTGGAACTGGGTCTGCATACTCTATTTTAGTGGATGACTCAATGGATATTGATGAGATTAAAAGTGCACTTTCAAAGTATCCTGGTAGATTAATAGAAACCGAACCAGATAATGAGGGAGCTGTAGTTATTAAATAA
- a CDS encoding chorismate mutase has translation MDKKEAENLLNESRDKLDALDEQILNLIIERTSLSYNIAKSKQSLNKDLLDSARENIIHEKINEKLVNIEINKEKVLEIFDLLATISKEEQKKYLN, from the coding sequence ATGGATAAGAAAGAAGCAGAAAATTTATTAAATGAATCTCGAGATAAACTAGATGCATTAGATGAACAAATACTCAATTTAATTATTGAACGTACATCTCTTTCTTATAATATAGCAAAATCTAAACAAAGTCTTAATAAAGATTTACTGGATTCTGCTAGAGAAAATATTATTCATGAGAAAATTAATGAAAAATTAGTTAATATTGAAATCAATAAAGAAAAAGTTCTTGAAATTTTTGATTTATTAGCTACAATAAGTAAAGAAGAGCAGAAAAAATATTTAAATTAA
- a CDS encoding 30S ribosomal protein S17e has protein sequence MGNIRTTFVKRTAKELLELHGDKFNNDFENNKQVVAEYSTVSTKHLRNQIAGYATHLLQQ, from the coding sequence ATGGGAAACATAAGAACTACATTTGTTAAAAGAACAGCAAAAGAATTATTAGAATTACACGGTGATAAATTTAATAATGATTTTGAAAACAACAAACAAGTAGTAGCTGAATACTCAACAGTATCCACAAAACACTTAAGAAACCAAATTGCTGGATATGCTACTCATTTATTACAACAATAA